A stretch of Microbulbifer sp. SAOS-129_SWC DNA encodes these proteins:
- a CDS encoding metallophosphoesterase: MSNSRRNFLKTTGAGLIAGMLPISLVRLSFAQSSQDFTFGYISDAHIQQIKGNKFVRNWDQGLKRAVAEANLLDPRPDFFMFGGDLAQLGSKAELDHGADILGALRGKTYMVVGEHDYYYDLGKYWRQLYGDEYYSFDHKGVHFVVLNSVLTYDDWNNKWETPLRRMQEMALLDNPNGSPFMVGKRQMAWLKKDLAKQNRDTPVVVFSHSPLQKIFKNWNFWTEEADEIQKLLAPFKQSNVIYGHVHQIQYNQIGNIAFNSVMSTAWPWPYPATYAQAESHLPILTVPMNRADPFDERDATGWQFMNMHSGRVDTSFNLYGNENRELAWNDQRGHLADTRYQKKQERIPPQTQY; this comes from the coding sequence ATGAGCAATTCCCGTAGAAATTTTCTCAAAACCACCGGGGCCGGTCTGATTGCCGGGATGTTGCCGATCAGTCTCGTGCGCCTCTCGTTTGCGCAATCGAGCCAGGATTTTACTTTCGGCTATATCTCCGATGCGCATATCCAGCAGATCAAGGGCAACAAGTTCGTGCGCAACTGGGATCAGGGGCTGAAGCGCGCTGTAGCCGAAGCCAACCTGCTTGATCCGCGGCCCGACTTTTTCATGTTCGGCGGTGACCTCGCACAGCTCGGTAGCAAGGCGGAACTGGATCACGGTGCGGATATCCTCGGCGCTCTGCGCGGTAAAACCTATATGGTGGTCGGTGAGCACGACTACTACTACGATCTGGGCAAGTACTGGCGCCAGCTTTACGGCGACGAGTACTACAGCTTTGATCACAAGGGGGTGCATTTCGTTGTCCTGAACAGCGTGCTGACCTACGACGACTGGAACAACAAGTGGGAGACACCGTTGCGCCGCATGCAGGAAATGGCGCTGCTCGACAACCCCAACGGTTCCCCCTTTATGGTCGGCAAGCGCCAGATGGCGTGGCTGAAGAAAGACCTCGCCAAACAGAACCGGGATACGCCCGTCGTGGTTTTCTCCCATTCGCCTTTACAGAAAATTTTCAAGAACTGGAATTTCTGGACCGAAGAGGCGGACGAGATCCAGAAACTGCTGGCACCGTTCAAGCAGAGCAATGTGATCTACGGCCATGTGCACCAGATCCAGTACAACCAGATTGGCAATATTGCCTTCAATTCGGTGATGTCCACCGCCTGGCCCTGGCCTTATCCCGCCACCTATGCGCAGGCCGAAAGTCACCTGCCGATCCTCACGGTACCGATGAACCGGGCCGACCCGTTTGATGAACGCGACGCCACCGGCTGGCAGTTTATGAATATGCACAGCGGGCGCGTGGACACATCCTTCAACCTGTACGGTAACGAAAACCGTGAACTGGCCTGGAATGACCAACGCGGGCACCTGGCTGATACGCGCTATCAGAAAAAGCAGGAGCGGATTCCGCCGCAGACTCAATACTGA
- a CDS encoding cytochrome c peroxidase encodes MRKLLVPLLILLPFVVAAESPPLGLPPIPIPKDNPQTPEKIALGDRLFHDIRFSTTGEVSCSTCHEREKTFTDSPLVVSEGINKLKGTRNAPTVVNSAYNKTQFWDGRSPSLEDQSQHPFVNPVEMGLKSHQPILDIIAKDDAYQKAFKQVFGVSGKAVTMEHVKKAIASFERTVISGNSRFDRWYFGGEKDALNEQEKRGFQVFLNQGRCVSCHTIEQNFALFTDQKFHDIGVGINDLTEQKIEKLSQAFQRAKAKGVDVDVAVLTDKDTSDLGRFAITDELSDMGGFKTSTLRNIAETAPYMHDGSIDNLRDVVVHYNNGGALKKDTKITPYLSGGIRPLGLTDQQIDDLVAFMETLTSPEFAGKGKEKGMGAGKKSAKSKE; translated from the coding sequence ATGAGAAAATTACTGGTTCCCCTGCTGATTCTGCTGCCCTTCGTTGTCGCGGCGGAAAGTCCACCATTGGGCCTGCCGCCGATACCGATACCGAAAGACAACCCGCAGACGCCGGAAAAAATCGCGCTGGGTGACCGGCTGTTTCATGATATCCGTTTCAGTACCACGGGTGAGGTCAGTTGCTCGACCTGCCACGAGCGGGAAAAGACCTTTACCGACAGCCCGCTGGTGGTGTCGGAGGGAATCAACAAGCTCAAGGGCACGCGCAATGCGCCCACTGTGGTCAATTCCGCCTATAACAAAACCCAGTTCTGGGACGGGCGCTCGCCCAGCCTCGAGGATCAATCGCAGCATCCCTTCGTCAACCCGGTGGAGATGGGCCTGAAGTCCCATCAGCCGATTCTGGACATCATCGCCAAGGATGATGCCTACCAGAAGGCGTTCAAGCAGGTGTTTGGCGTATCCGGTAAAGCGGTCACCATGGAACACGTAAAGAAGGCGATCGCCAGCTTTGAGCGCACGGTGATTTCCGGTAACAGTCGTTTTGATCGCTGGTATTTCGGTGGTGAAAAAGATGCGCTTAATGAGCAGGAGAAACGCGGCTTTCAGGTGTTTCTCAATCAGGGGCGCTGCGTCTCCTGTCACACCATCGAACAGAATTTTGCCCTGTTTACTGATCAGAAGTTTCACGATATCGGTGTCGGTATCAATGACCTGACAGAACAAAAGATCGAAAAGCTGTCGCAGGCATTCCAGCGTGCCAAAGCCAAGGGGGTGGATGTGGATGTGGCGGTGCTGACCGATAAAGATACCTCTGATCTGGGCCGCTTTGCGATAACCGATGAACTCAGTGATATGGGTGGATTCAAAACATCGACGCTGCGCAACATTGCTGAAACCGCCCCCTATATGCACGACGGCAGTATCGACAACCTGCGCGATGTGGTGGTGCACTACAACAACGGCGGCGCGCTGAAGAAAGACACAAAGATCACCCCTTACCTGAGCGGTGGGATACGGCCGCTGGGGCTGACAGATCAACAGATTGATGACCTGGTCGCGTTTATGGAAACACTGACATCCCCGGAGTTTGCCGGCAAGGGCAAAGAAAAGGGTATGGGAGCCGGGAAAAAATCGGCCAAAAGCAAGGAATGA
- a CDS encoding rhodanese-like domain-containing protein, translated as MWHHFSKLILLPLFFSSFSVAAETGQVPLIEQKRLLNYLADKSAFTLIDARSPEEFRASHVDGAINIPQSALDSHRQQLPENLDDAILIYCKTGVRAGRLAAALRGLGYRHVEVLPSKQLKFYGDMIVFNCGAKS; from the coding sequence ATGTGGCACCATTTTTCGAAACTGATATTGCTCCCGTTGTTTTTTTCGTCTTTCTCCGTGGCGGCGGAAACCGGTCAGGTTCCATTGATAGAGCAGAAACGCCTGCTCAATTACCTGGCTGACAAGTCCGCCTTTACCCTGATTGATGCCCGCTCTCCTGAGGAGTTCCGTGCCTCCCATGTGGATGGCGCAATCAATATCCCCCAGAGTGCGCTGGACTCGCACCGGCAACAATTGCCGGAAAACCTCGATGATGCCATTTTGATTTACTGTAAAACCGGGGTTCGTGCGGGCAGGCTGGCCGCAGCGCTGCGCGGGCTGGGCTATCGCCACGTCGAGGTACTTCCGTCCAAGCAGCTGAAGTTTTACGGCGATATGATCGTATTCAATTGCGGTGCGAAAAGCTGA
- a CDS encoding S9 family peptidase translates to MKRGLLVLLGCTLASFCSAEQLTIERIFSDPELNGTSPRALEYSPDGSRVTFLQGREDDYNRYDLWEYNIADGKTRILVNSDSLHKGKEVLSDEEKARRERQRIYGSGIMEYTWSEDGKSLLFPLAGDVYYYDLNKKSTRRLTNTKAFETDVRVSPQGRYVSFIRDQNIYLVDLKTGKERQLTTDGKGPIKNGMAEFVAQEEMDRMTGYWWSPDERHIAYLQVDESPVDEVTRSEIYADRIDMVQQRYPAAGRPNVKIKLGVLDVDSGKTHWINLGEDQDIYIPRVKWARDNLLSYQWQNRSQKKLQLRVVNTNNGKGRMLVEERSKTWLNLNDDLRFLKDSDRFIWASERDGFKHLYLYDLNGKLLRQLTSGNWPVDELEAVDEKAGKVYFTGRVDTPLERQLYEVPLTGKGKPQKISRRAGMHSVEFAKDASGYIDKFSNITTPSQVSLHTPSGKQVTWLEHNEVKSGHPLYPYMKDWITPEFGSIKAPEGHTLYYRLYKPANFNPKKKYPVLVYLYGGPHAQMVTNSWAPAFVEYMAQQGYVVFTLDNRGSANRGKKFEDAIYHRMGSVEVDDQVTGVKFLRSLPYVDAGHIGVYGHSYGGYMTLNSMFKAGDYFQAGVAGAPVTDWRLYDTYYTERYMGNPNTDPKAYEKSSVFPYVDGLKGSLLIYHGMADDNVLFTNTTKLIKVLQDNDQQFELMTYPGKKHSMRGKNTRIHQYTLIKNFFDRHLKGAAQ, encoded by the coding sequence ATGAAACGAGGTCTTCTTGTACTGCTTGGCTGCACTTTGGCCAGCTTTTGTTCTGCCGAACAGCTTACGATCGAGAGAATATTCTCCGATCCCGAATTGAATGGTACTTCGCCGCGCGCGCTGGAGTACTCCCCGGATGGCAGCCGGGTCACTTTCCTGCAAGGCCGCGAGGATGACTACAACCGCTACGACCTGTGGGAATACAACATCGCCGACGGCAAGACCCGCATCCTGGTGAACTCCGATTCCCTGCACAAGGGCAAGGAAGTGCTGTCCGACGAGGAGAAGGCCCGCCGCGAGCGCCAGCGTATCTACGGCAGCGGTATCATGGAGTACACCTGGTCCGAGGACGGCAAGTCACTGTTGTTCCCGCTGGCCGGCGATGTCTACTACTACGACCTGAACAAGAAATCCACGCGCCGCCTGACCAATACCAAAGCCTTTGAAACCGATGTGCGCGTATCGCCGCAAGGGCGCTATGTGTCGTTTATCCGCGACCAGAATATCTATCTGGTCGATTTGAAAACCGGCAAGGAGCGCCAGCTCACCACCGATGGCAAGGGGCCGATCAAGAACGGCATGGCCGAGTTCGTCGCCCAGGAAGAGATGGACCGCATGACCGGCTACTGGTGGTCACCGGATGAGCGCCATATCGCCTACCTGCAGGTGGACGAGTCGCCGGTGGACGAGGTGACCCGCAGCGAGATCTACGCGGACCGCATTGACATGGTGCAGCAGCGCTATCCCGCCGCCGGGCGTCCCAACGTAAAAATCAAGCTGGGCGTACTCGATGTGGATTCCGGCAAGACACACTGGATCAACCTCGGCGAAGATCAGGATATTTATATCCCGCGGGTCAAATGGGCGCGCGACAACCTGCTCAGCTATCAATGGCAGAACCGTAGCCAGAAGAAGCTGCAGCTGCGCGTGGTCAATACCAATAATGGCAAGGGTCGCATGCTGGTCGAGGAGCGCAGCAAAACCTGGCTCAATCTGAACGACGACCTGCGCTTCCTCAAGGACAGCGATCGCTTCATCTGGGCGTCGGAGCGCGACGGTTTCAAGCACCTGTACCTGTACGACCTGAACGGCAAGCTGCTGCGCCAGCTGACCAGTGGCAACTGGCCGGTGGATGAGCTGGAGGCCGTGGACGAGAAAGCGGGCAAGGTCTACTTTACCGGCCGCGTAGACACACCGCTGGAGCGCCAGCTGTACGAGGTTCCGCTCACCGGCAAGGGCAAGCCGCAGAAGATCTCGCGCCGCGCCGGCATGCACAGCGTCGAGTTCGCCAAGGATGCCTCCGGCTATATCGACAAGTTCTCCAATATCACCACGCCGTCGCAGGTGAGCCTGCACACGCCCAGTGGCAAGCAGGTAACCTGGCTCGAGCACAACGAAGTGAAATCCGGCCATCCGCTGTACCCGTACATGAAGGACTGGATTACGCCGGAATTCGGCAGCATCAAGGCGCCGGAGGGGCACACGCTCTACTATCGCCTGTACAAGCCCGCCAACTTCAACCCGAAGAAGAAGTACCCGGTGCTGGTGTACCTGTATGGTGGTCCCCACGCGCAGATGGTGACCAACAGCTGGGCCCCGGCATTCGTCGAATATATGGCACAGCAGGGCTACGTGGTGTTCACGCTGGACAATCGCGGCTCCGCCAACCGCGGCAAGAAGTTCGAGGATGCCATTTATCACCGCATGGGCTCGGTGGAGGTCGATGACCAGGTCACCGGGGTCAAGTTCCTGCGCTCGCTGCCCTATGTCGATGCCGGGCATATCGGCGTGTATGGCCACAGCTACGGTGGCTACATGACGCTGAACTCCATGTTCAAGGCCGGGGACTACTTCCAGGCCGGTGTCGCCGGTGCGCCGGTGACTGACTGGCGCCTGTACGACACTTACTACACCGAACGCTATATGGGCAATCCGAATACCGATCCGAAAGCCTACGAGAAGTCTTCGGTATTCCCCTATGTCGATGGTCTCAAGGGCAGCCTGCTGATCTACCACGGCATGGCGGACGACAATGTGCTGTTCACCAATACCACCAAGCTGATCAAGGTGCTGCAGGACAACGACCAGCAGTTCGAGTTGATGACCTATCCGGGCAAGAAACACAGCATGCGCGGCAAGAACACCCGCATTCACCAGTACACCCTGATCAAGAACTTCTTTGATCGCCACCTGAAAGGTGCGGCGCAGTAA